The following nucleotide sequence is from Streptomyces bathyalis.
GGTGACACGGCACCTGCAGGCTCCGCTCGAGCCTCAAGCAGAGCCCGCGGGCGCGGACCTGATCGCGGTGGATGCCGTGGTCGTAGCCGCGCTCGGCGAACGACGAGTCCGGTCTGCAACGAGGGTGTCTCGACGCGCCGCCGCGGACAGGCGGGCAGCCGCCGATCCCTCGGGGTAGCTACGCCGCCGCGGCTGACTGCACCTCAGGCTCGAAAGCATCCAGCCTCGCCCCCCGCGCGCTCGCGTACTTGTCGCGGTCCAGGATCTTCTCCCGCGCCGAGACCAGCACCGGAATCACCGCCTGGCCCGCCACGTTCGTCGCCGTCCTCATCATGTCCAGGATCGGGTCGATCGCCAGGAGGAGGCCGACGCCCGCGAGGGGAAGGCCCAGCGTGGAGAGGGTCAGGGTGAGCATGACCGTGGCGCCCGTGAGGCCCGCGGTGGCGGCGGAGCCGATGACGGAGACGAAGACGATCAACAGGTATTCGCGCAGGCCCAGTTCGATGCCGTAGAACTCGCCGATGAAGATGGCCGCGATCGCCGGGTAGACCGAGGCGCAGCCGTCCATCTTCGTCGTCGAGCCGAAGGGCACCGCGAAGGACGCGTACTCGCGGGGGACGCCGAGCCGTTCGGTCACCTTCTGCGTGAGGGGCATGGTGCCCACGGACGAGCGGGAGACGAAGGCCAGCTGGATCGCCGGCCACGCGCCACGGAAGAACTGCAGCGGGTTGACCTTCGCGACGGTGGCCAGCAGCAGCGGATACACACCGAAGAGGACGAGGGCGCAGCCGATGTAGATGTCGGCGGTGAACGTGGCGTACTTGCCGATGAGATCCCAGCCGTAGTCCTTGATCGCCGTGCCGATGAGGCCGACGGTGCCGATCGGCGCGAGCCGGATGATCCACCACAGCGCCTTCTGCAACAGGGCCAGCACGGCCTCGCCCACCGACAGCAGCGGTGCGGCCTTCTCTCCGAGCTTGAGCGCGGCGACGCCCACCACGGCGGCCATGAAGACGATCTGCAGCACCTGAAGTTCGGTGAACGGCGTGATGATGTCGGTCGGGATGATCCCGGTGAGGAAGTCCAGCCACGAACCCGACTCCTCGGGCTTCCCGGCGTCGTCGGTCGAGAGGCCCGTGCCCGCACCGGGGTTCGTGAGCAGGCCGATGAGGAGGCCGATGGCCACGGCGATCAGCGACGTGGCCATGAACCACAGCAGGGTCCGCGTGGCGAGCCGCGCGGCGTTGTGCACGTTGCGCAGGTTCGTGATCGAGACCATGATCGCGAAGAAGACGAGCGGAGCGACCGCCAGCTTCAGCAGCTGGACGAATATCTCGCCGGTCTTCGTGAGTGCCGTTGCCAGCCAGCTGATGTCGCCGCTGCGCGCGACCCAGCCGAGCAGCACGCCCAGGAGGAGCCCCAACAGGATCTGGGCCCAGAACGGGACTCCGGGTATCCGTCCGCGCGACGACGAGGATGGGGACGGAGGCCCAGCGGAATCACGGGCCGAGGTGCCTGAGGTGATTTCCGACGAGCCGGGGGTTTCTGAGGACGAGGGCACGGTCGACTCCCGCTGGAAAGTGGGTCTTCGGGTCCCCGGAAAGAACTCCACCGGGGCGTTACGAGCACCCACAACGCCGCGCGGTGGAGGCGCCATTCCCAGCGGCTGTTAAGAGCGTGTGACGAGCCTCGTACGAGGCGAGGCCCGGTGCGCCGGGCGCCGGCGATCGCGCCGTTACGCGACGCCGTCCTCCTGGCTCTGGTTCGCCGAGAGCCGTTCCTTGGCCCGGTCCACGCCGCTGACGAGCTGCTCCGACATGGCGTCGCGCTGCTTGCGCAGCAGTACGAAGCTGAGCGGGGCCGAGACCACGAGCGCGAGCAGCACGACCCACAGCGGGTTGGACCTGCCGATGCCCTCGGGGATGATCCCGGTGTACGCGAGAACGGCGACGACGAGGAGGCAGCCGGCGAAGACGCCGGCCCGCATGGCGGTGTAGCGGAGCGTTGCGTGCGACTTGCTGCTCACGAGGGTCTTCTCCGGACTTCTCGGGTGACACGTGCGCCGTTCCTTCTCCGGCGCCGGGGGCTCGGTGCGGCTGCTGCCTGGCACCGGGCGGCCCCATCCAGTCAAACACAGCGCCGGAGACGATCACTCCGGCCCCTTCCCCCGACCGCCGCTCCCCTCGGCGGTGGCCGCCGAACGTCCGGGCTCTATGCGAGGTCCATCCAGAGCGTGACGTCGTCGCGAAAGTCATCGTCCGCGACCTTGATCGCGTCCGGCAGGCGCCCGACCTCGCGGTATCCGCAGGCCTCGTAGAACCGCTCCAGGCCGAGACCGCCGCGGCAGGTCAGGCGCAGGGCGGTGATGTCGTCCATTCCCCTGGCCGTCTTCTCGATCGCGGACATCAGGTCCCGCCCGTGACCC
It contains:
- a CDS encoding dicarboxylate/amino acid:cation symporter, with translation MTSGTSARDSAGPPSPSSSSRGRIPGVPFWAQILLGLLLGVLLGWVARSGDISWLATALTKTGEIFVQLLKLAVAPLVFFAIMVSITNLRNVHNAARLATRTLLWFMATSLIAVAIGLLIGLLTNPGAGTGLSTDDAGKPEESGSWLDFLTGIIPTDIITPFTELQVLQIVFMAAVVGVAALKLGEKAAPLLSVGEAVLALLQKALWWIIRLAPIGTVGLIGTAIKDYGWDLIGKYATFTADIYIGCALVLFGVYPLLLATVAKVNPLQFFRGAWPAIQLAFVSRSSVGTMPLTQKVTERLGVPREYASFAVPFGSTTKMDGCASVYPAIAAIFIGEFYGIELGLREYLLIVFVSVIGSAATAGLTGATVMLTLTLSTLGLPLAGVGLLLAIDPILDMMRTATNVAGQAVIPVLVSAREKILDRDKYASARGARLDAFEPEVQSAAAA
- a CDS encoding DUF4229 domain-containing protein, producing MSSKSHATLRYTAMRAGVFAGCLLVVAVLAYTGIIPEGIGRSNPLWVVLLALVVSAPLSFVLLRKQRDAMSEQLVSGVDRAKERLSANQSQEDGVA